One Pseudomonas entomophila genomic window carries:
- a CDS encoding ABC transporter ATP-binding protein: MLKFENVSTFYGKIQALHSVNVEINQGEIVTLIGANGAGKSTLLMTLCGSPQASSGSIKYLGEELVGQSSSHIMRKSIAVVPEGRRVFSRLTVEENLAMGGFFTDKGDYQEQLDKVLQLFPRLKERYIQRGGTMSGGEQQMLAIGRALMSKPKLLLLDEPSLGLAPIIIQQIFDIIEQLRRDGVTVFLVEQNANQALKIADRAYVLENGKVVMQGTGEALLTDPKVRDAYLGG, encoded by the coding sequence ATGCTGAAGTTCGAGAACGTTTCCACCTTCTACGGCAAGATCCAGGCGCTGCACAGCGTCAACGTCGAGATCAACCAGGGCGAGATCGTCACCCTGATCGGCGCCAACGGCGCCGGCAAGTCGACGCTGCTGATGACCCTCTGCGGCTCGCCCCAGGCGAGCAGCGGCAGCATCAAGTACCTGGGCGAGGAACTGGTCGGCCAGTCTTCTTCGCACATCATGCGCAAGAGCATCGCGGTGGTGCCGGAAGGTCGCCGCGTGTTCTCGCGCCTGACGGTCGAGGAAAACCTGGCCATGGGCGGTTTCTTCACCGACAAGGGTGACTACCAGGAGCAATTGGACAAGGTCCTGCAGTTGTTCCCACGCCTGAAGGAACGCTATATCCAGCGTGGCGGCACCATGTCCGGTGGCGAGCAGCAGATGCTGGCCATCGGCCGGGCATTGATGAGCAAACCGAAACTGTTGTTGCTCGACGAGCCGTCGCTGGGCCTGGCGCCGATCATCATCCAGCAGATCTTCGACATCATCGAACAACTGCGCCGCGACGGCGTGACGGTGTTCCTGGTGGAACAGAACGCCAACCAGGCGCTGAAGATCGCCGACCGCGCCTATGTGCTGGAAAACGGCAAGGTGGTGATGCAGGGTACCGGTGAAGCACTGTTGACCGACCCGAAGGTGCGCGACGCGTACCTCGGGGGCTAA
- the livG gene encoding high-affinity branched-chain amino acid ABC transporter ATP-binding protein LivG: MSREILQVSGLSMRFGGLLAVNGVGLTVKEKQVVALIGPNGAGKTTVFNCLTGFYKPSGGTILLDGQPIQGLAGHQIARKGVVRTFQNVRLFKEMTALENLLIAQHRHLNTNFFAGLFKTPNFRRSEKEAMERAQYWLEKVHLTEFANRTAGTLAYGQQRRLEIARCMMTQPRIIMLDEPAAGLNPKETEDLKALIAYLRESHNVTVLLIEHDMKLVMSISDHIVVINQGTPLADGTPDEIRGNPDVIKAYLGEA, from the coding sequence ATGAGCCGCGAAATTCTGCAAGTCAGCGGCCTGAGCATGCGCTTCGGCGGCTTGTTGGCGGTCAACGGCGTGGGCCTGACCGTCAAGGAAAAACAGGTGGTGGCGCTGATCGGCCCGAACGGTGCCGGCAAGACCACGGTGTTCAACTGCCTCACCGGCTTCTACAAACCGAGCGGCGGCACCATCCTGCTCGACGGCCAGCCGATCCAGGGCCTGGCCGGCCACCAGATCGCCCGCAAGGGCGTGGTGCGGACCTTCCAGAACGTGCGCCTGTTCAAGGAGATGACCGCGCTGGAAAACCTGCTGATCGCCCAGCACCGCCACCTCAACACCAACTTCTTCGCCGGCCTGTTCAAGACCCCGAACTTCCGCCGCAGCGAGAAGGAGGCCATGGAACGCGCGCAGTACTGGCTGGAGAAGGTCCACCTGACCGAGTTCGCCAACCGTACCGCCGGCACCCTCGCCTACGGCCAGCAACGGCGCCTGGAAATCGCCCGCTGCATGATGACCCAGCCGCGGATCATCATGCTCGACGAACCGGCCGCGGGCCTGAACCCCAAGGAGACCGAGGACCTCAAGGCCCTCATCGCCTACCTGCGCGAATCCCACAACGTGACCGTGCTGCTGATCGAGCACGACATGAAGCTGGTGATGAGCATTTCCGACCACATCGTGGTGATCAACCAGGGCACGCCCCTGGCCGATGGCACGCCGGACGAGATCCGCGGCAACCCTGATGTGATCAAGGCCTACCTGGGGGAGGCGTAA
- a CDS encoding high-affinity branched-chain amino acid ABC transporter permease LivM — protein sequence MNRNLKQAFFSALLVWAVAFPVLGLKLSIDGISLAVHSQGPFTLTVIAVCSVLMFLRVLFDKQWSAVMGRRSDRKLVPPAVTNFLTLPKTQRWVIIGLIVAALIWPFFGSRGAVDIATLILIYVLLGLGLNIVVGLAGLLDLGYVGFYAVGAYSYAMLSHYLGWSFWVCLPIAGLMSATFGFLLGFPVLRLRGDYLAIVTLGFGEIIRLFLRNLTDWTGGPNGISNIPKPEFFGLTFERRAAEGMQTFHEFFGLEYNSINKVIFLYLVALLLALLALFVINRLLRMPIGRAWEALREDEIACRALGLNPTVIKLSAFTLGACFAGFAGSFFAARQGLVTPESFTFIESAIILAIVVLGGMGSQLGVILAAIVMILLPEMMREFSEYRMLMFGALMVLMMIWRPQGLLPMQRPHMELPR from the coding sequence ATGAACAGAAATCTCAAACAGGCGTTCTTCAGCGCCTTGCTGGTCTGGGCCGTGGCCTTCCCGGTACTGGGCCTGAAACTCAGCATCGACGGCATCAGCCTGGCCGTGCACAGCCAGGGCCCGTTCACCCTCACCGTCATCGCCGTGTGCTCGGTGCTGATGTTCCTGCGTGTGCTGTTTGACAAGCAGTGGAGCGCGGTGATGGGCCGCCGCTCGGACCGCAAGCTGGTACCGCCTGCGGTGACCAACTTCCTCACCCTGCCCAAGACCCAGCGCTGGGTCATCATCGGGCTGATCGTCGCGGCGCTGATCTGGCCGTTCTTCGGCTCCCGCGGCGCGGTCGACATCGCCACCCTGATCCTGATCTACGTGTTGCTGGGCCTGGGCCTGAACATCGTGGTCGGCCTGGCGGGCCTGCTCGACCTGGGTTACGTGGGCTTCTATGCCGTCGGCGCCTACAGCTACGCCATGCTCTCCCACTACCTGGGCTGGAGCTTCTGGGTGTGCCTGCCGATTGCCGGCCTGATGTCTGCCACCTTCGGCTTCCTGCTCGGTTTCCCGGTGCTGCGCCTGCGCGGCGACTACCTGGCGATCGTCACGCTGGGCTTCGGCGAGATCATCCGCCTGTTCCTGCGCAACCTCACCGACTGGACCGGCGGCCCCAACGGCATCAGCAACATCCCCAAGCCGGAGTTCTTCGGCCTGACCTTCGAACGCCGCGCCGCCGAGGGCATGCAGACCTTCCACGAGTTCTTCGGGCTGGAATACAACTCGATCAACAAGGTCATCTTCCTCTATCTGGTGGCCCTGCTGCTGGCGTTGCTGGCGCTGTTCGTCATCAACCGCCTGCTGCGCATGCCGATCGGCCGCGCCTGGGAAGCGCTGCGTGAAGACGAGATCGCTTGCCGCGCGCTGGGCCTGAACCCCACCGTGATCAAACTCTCGGCATTCACCCTGGGTGCCTGCTTCGCCGGTTTCGCCGGCAGCTTCTTCGCCGCCCGCCAAGGGCTGGTGACACCGGAGTCGTTCACCTTCATCGAGTCGGCGATCATCCTCGCCATCGTCGTGCTGGGCGGCATGGGTTCGCAACTGGGCGTGATTCTCGCGGCCATCGTGATGATCCTGCTGCCGGAAATGATGCGTGAGTTCAGCGAATACCGGATGCTGATGTTCGGTGCGCTGATGGTGTTGATGATGATCTGGCGTCCGCAAGGCCTGCTGCCTATGCAACGTCCGCACATGGAGCTGCCTCGATGA
- the livH gene encoding high-affinity branched-chain amino acid ABC transporter permease LivH, producing the protein MPEIYHFLQQLVNGLTIGSTYALIAIGYTMVYGIIGMINFAHGEVYMIGSYVAFIALAGLAMMGIHSLPILMTVAFVATICVTSAYGYSIERVAYRPLRNSNRLIPLISAIGMSIFLQNTVLLSQDSKDKSIPNLIPGAFSFGPGGAEEVLVSYMQILVFVVTLIAMTCLTLFISRSRLGRACRACAEDIKMANLLGINTNNIIALTFVIGAALAAVAAVLLSMQYGVINPNAGFLVGLKAFTAAVLGGIGSIPGAMLGGLVLGVAEAFGADIFGDQYKDVVAFGLLVLVLLFRPTGILGRPEVEKV; encoded by the coding sequence ATGCCTGAGATCTACCACTTCCTCCAACAACTGGTTAACGGATTGACCATCGGCAGTACCTACGCCCTGATCGCCATCGGTTACACGATGGTGTACGGCATCATCGGCATGATCAACTTCGCCCACGGCGAGGTGTACATGATCGGCTCCTACGTGGCCTTCATCGCCCTCGCCGGGCTGGCCATGATGGGCATCCACTCCCTGCCGATCCTCATGACCGTGGCCTTCGTCGCCACGATCTGCGTCACCAGTGCCTACGGCTACAGCATCGAACGGGTCGCCTACCGGCCGCTGCGCAACAGCAACCGGCTGATCCCGCTGATCTCCGCCATCGGCATGTCGATCTTCCTGCAGAACACCGTCCTGCTGTCGCAGGACTCGAAAGACAAGTCCATCCCCAACCTGATTCCCGGCGCCTTCTCCTTCGGCCCGGGCGGCGCGGAGGAAGTGCTGGTCTCGTACATGCAGATCCTGGTGTTCGTGGTCACGCTGATCGCCATGACCTGCCTGACCCTGTTCATCTCCCGCTCCCGCCTCGGCCGCGCCTGCCGCGCCTGCGCCGAGGACATCAAGATGGCCAACCTGCTGGGCATCAACACCAACAACATCATCGCCCTGACCTTCGTCATCGGCGCCGCGCTGGCGGCGGTGGCGGCCGTGCTGCTGAGCATGCAGTACGGGGTGATCAACCCCAACGCCGGCTTCCTGGTGGGCTTGAAAGCCTTCACCGCGGCGGTATTGGGCGGCATCGGCAGCATCCCGGGCGCCATGCTCGGCGGGCTGGTGCTGGGCGTGGCCGAAGCCTTCGGCGCCGACATCTTCGGCGACCAGTACAAGGACGTGGTGGCATTCGGTCTCTTGGTTCTCGTCCTGTTGTTCCGGCCGACCGGCATCCTGGGCCGCCCGGAGGTTGAAAAAGTATGA
- a CDS encoding branched-chain amino acid ABC transporter substrate-binding protein, whose protein sequence is MIKISKLFAAMVLAGVASHSFAADTIKIGIAGPKTGPVTQYGDMQFTGAKQAIKDINAKGGVDGKMLEAKEYDDACDPKQAVAVANKVVNDGVKFVIGHLCSSSTQPASDIYEDEGVIMITPAATSPEITARGYKLIFRTIGLDSAQGPAAGNYIADHVKPKVVAVLHDKQQYGEGIATAVKQTLEKKGTKVAVFEGLNAGDKDFSSIIQKLKQNNVDFVYYGGYHPELGLILRQAQEKGLKAKFMGPEGVGNDSISQIAQGASEGLLVTLPKSFDTDPENKAIVDAIKADGKDPSGPFVFPAYSAVELIAGGIKAAKSEDTTKVAEAIHAGTFKTPTGELSYDAKGDLKDFKFVVYEWHFGKPKTEVSPQ, encoded by the coding sequence ATGATCAAGATTTCCAAGCTGTTTGCCGCAATGGTTCTGGCCGGGGTTGCCAGCCATTCGTTTGCCGCCGATACCATCAAGATCGGTATCGCCGGGCCGAAGACCGGTCCCGTGACTCAATACGGCGACATGCAGTTCACCGGTGCCAAGCAAGCCATCAAGGACATCAACGCCAAGGGCGGCGTCGACGGCAAGATGCTCGAAGCCAAGGAATACGACGACGCGTGCGACCCTAAACAGGCCGTGGCCGTCGCCAACAAAGTGGTCAACGATGGCGTCAAGTTCGTGATCGGCCACCTGTGCTCCAGCTCCACCCAGCCTGCGTCCGACATCTACGAAGACGAAGGCGTGATCATGATCACCCCCGCCGCCACCTCGCCGGAAATCACCGCCCGTGGCTACAAGCTGATCTTCCGCACCATCGGCCTGGACAGCGCCCAGGGCCCGGCCGCCGGCAACTACATCGCCGACCACGTCAAACCGAAAGTGGTCGCCGTCCTGCACGACAAGCAGCAGTACGGTGAAGGCATCGCCACCGCGGTCAAGCAGACGCTGGAGAAGAAAGGCACCAAGGTGGCCGTCTTCGAAGGCCTGAACGCCGGTGACAAGGACTTCTCCTCGATCATCCAGAAGCTCAAGCAGAACAACGTCGACTTCGTCTACTACGGCGGCTACCACCCGGAGCTGGGCCTGATCCTGCGCCAGGCGCAAGAGAAAGGCCTGAAAGCCAAGTTCATGGGCCCGGAAGGCGTGGGTAACGACTCCATCTCGCAGATCGCCCAGGGCGCCTCCGAAGGCCTGCTGGTCACCCTGCCGAAGTCGTTCGACACCGACCCAGAGAACAAGGCCATCGTCGACGCCATCAAGGCCGACGGCAAGGACCCGAGCGGTCCGTTCGTGTTCCCGGCCTACTCTGCGGTCGAGTTGATCGCTGGCGGTATCAAGGCGGCCAAGTCCGAGGACACCACGAAGGTGGCCGAAGCGATCCACGCCGGCACCTTCAAGACCCCGACCGGCGAGCTGTCGTACGACGCCAAAGGCGACCTGAAGGACTTCAAGTTCGTGGTCTACGAATGGCACTTCGGCAAGCCGAAGACCGAAGTCTCCCCTCAGTAA
- a CDS encoding DUF2288 domain-containing protein, translating to MTDQVSTLYAKLLGETAVIEWKALERFWAKGDLIWVDPSLDLIAVAEAMAENRSEIFAKWRSDGTVGPVSAEQALDLQTRDPEIWAVVVSPFIVIQAKKAE from the coding sequence ATGACTGATCAAGTAAGCACCCTCTATGCCAAATTGCTCGGCGAGACCGCCGTCATCGAGTGGAAAGCCCTGGAGCGTTTCTGGGCCAAGGGTGACCTGATTTGGGTCGACCCCAGCCTCGACCTGATCGCCGTTGCCGAGGCGATGGCCGAGAATCGCAGCGAGATCTTCGCCAAGTGGCGTAGTGATGGCACTGTCGGGCCGGTTTCCGCCGAGCAGGCGCTCGACCTGCAAACCCGCGATCCAGAGATCTGGGCGGTGGTGGTTTCGCCGTTCATCGTGATCCAGGCGAAGAAAGCGGAATAA
- a CDS encoding NAD(P)-dependent oxidoreductase, which produces MNTALPSLGFAGIGLMGLPMCRRLLAAGYPLTVWNRSPDKCAELVAAGARLAASPEDLCEGTEMVLLCLADTAVVREVVFGERGVARGGRKGQLLVDFSSLEPTATREMAAELAALCAMAWLDAPVSGGTPGAEAGTLAIMVGGESADLERARPVLLSLGQRVTHMGGVGAGQVTKACNQMIVACNALVIAEVVALAEQSGVDATLIAEALAGGFADSKPLQILAPQMAESRFEPVKWHVRTLLKDLDTAVKFSREQGSATPLSGLAAQLMRLHGSQGHLQKDPATLVSLYRSKG; this is translated from the coding sequence ATGAATACTGCTTTGCCTTCGCTGGGGTTCGCCGGGATCGGCCTGATGGGCTTGCCGATGTGTCGGCGACTGCTGGCGGCGGGTTATCCGCTGACCGTGTGGAACCGCAGCCCGGACAAGTGCGCCGAGCTGGTCGCCGCAGGGGCCCGCCTGGCCGCGAGCCCCGAGGATCTGTGCGAAGGGACGGAGATGGTGCTGCTGTGCCTGGCCGACACGGCAGTGGTGCGTGAGGTGGTGTTCGGCGAGCGCGGCGTTGCCAGAGGAGGGCGCAAAGGCCAGTTGCTGGTGGACTTCTCCAGCCTGGAGCCGACCGCTACCCGTGAAATGGCCGCCGAACTGGCCGCGCTGTGCGCCATGGCCTGGCTCGATGCGCCGGTTTCGGGCGGTACCCCGGGTGCCGAGGCCGGCACCTTGGCGATCATGGTCGGTGGCGAATCTGCGGATCTTGAGCGGGCACGCCCGGTGCTCCTCAGCCTGGGGCAGCGGGTGACGCACATGGGTGGCGTTGGCGCGGGCCAGGTGACCAAGGCCTGCAACCAGATGATCGTGGCCTGCAATGCGCTGGTGATCGCCGAGGTGGTTGCCCTCGCCGAACAGTCAGGGGTGGACGCTACCTTGATCGCCGAGGCATTGGCCGGTGGTTTCGCCGACTCGAAACCCTTGCAGATCCTCGCCCCGCAAATGGCCGAGAGCCGTTTCGAGCCGGTCAAGTGGCATGTGCGCACCCTGCTCAAGGACCTCGACACCGCGGTGAAATTCTCCCGCGAGCAGGGCTCGGCGACACCGCTCAGTGGCCTCGCCGCGCAACTGATGCGCCTGCACGGTAGCCAGGGCCATCTGCAAAAAGATCCGGCGACCCTGGTATCGCTGTATCGCAGCAAGGGCTGA
- a CDS encoding putative bifunctional diguanylate cyclase/phosphodiesterase — protein MEWLGLRLFAELPATGQIILDCRHNPFLVMLAFTVASAACFATLGMAERQSHCEDPTARRQWRVLGACCLAGGIWAMHFISLLAFQAPLELHFDAPLTALSLLIALIAAWLAMNSLDRGEMRLGHYLQATLFIGLGISTMHYVGMAALQTSAQQYYQTGLLLASIGIAMATSLLALLMARYFRQGSGTLHLLMKHGASLLMAAGIVLAHFTGMAAMTLVIPGGAALSLPSADNSLQLALTIAFITLLISGSSISAALADKKLQSKEHDLRRVNLLLSQLDQARVSLQQAAHYDALTGLVNRRGFNQVFAERLAEQTANDGMLAVMFLDIDHFKRINDSLGHVAGDELLKVIAGHIKAATRGNDLVSRFGGDEFCIVTSLNSRDEARHLAQRIMQRMKEPVDLAGRRMVMTTSIGISIFPDDGHSTEELLKNADLALYQSKGCGRNSLHFFSSGLKTRATLELQLEEELRLALFEERGLCVYYQPIFDLHSRKVSKLEALVRWQHPQHGLLSPDRFIPIAEANGLIAELDLWVLRRACEDLAQLNRHGYGHLKVTVNCSALTLGREELASEVEMALFQAGLAARQLELEVTENALMGDIHHTIELLKHIRAQGVALSIDDFGTGYSSLAYLKRLPLDVLKIDRSFIQEVPGNQKDREIVQAIIIMAHTLHLKVVTEGVETPEQQAFLAAHGCDCLQGYLLSRPLPPSELRPVLERLDRQHDTLSPCCDTAIPGSPDLFADGPGYRAGASVARRGH, from the coding sequence ATGGAGTGGCTGGGACTGCGATTGTTCGCCGAGCTACCGGCGACCGGACAAATCATCCTCGACTGCCGACACAACCCCTTCCTGGTGATGCTCGCCTTCACCGTGGCCAGTGCTGCCTGCTTCGCCACCCTGGGCATGGCCGAGCGCCAGAGCCACTGCGAGGACCCCACGGCGCGCCGCCAATGGCGGGTACTGGGCGCCTGCTGCCTGGCCGGTGGCATCTGGGCCATGCACTTCATCAGCCTGCTGGCTTTCCAGGCCCCGTTGGAACTCCACTTCGACGCCCCGCTGACCGCCTTGTCCCTATTGATTGCATTGATTGCCGCCTGGCTGGCGATGAACAGCCTCGACCGCGGCGAGATGCGCTTGGGCCATTACCTGCAAGCCACACTGTTCATCGGCCTGGGCATCAGCACCATGCACTACGTCGGCATGGCCGCGTTGCAGACCAGCGCCCAGCAGTACTACCAGACCGGGCTGCTGCTGGCGTCCATCGGCATCGCCATGGCCACCAGCCTGTTGGCACTGTTGATGGCGCGGTACTTCCGCCAAGGCAGCGGCACCCTGCACCTGTTGATGAAGCATGGTGCCAGCCTGCTGATGGCTGCGGGCATCGTGCTCGCCCATTTCACCGGCATGGCCGCGATGACCCTGGTGATTCCCGGTGGTGCCGCCCTGAGCCTGCCCTCTGCCGACAACAGCCTGCAGTTGGCGCTGACCATCGCCTTCATTACCCTGCTGATCAGCGGCAGCAGCATCAGCGCCGCGCTGGCCGACAAGAAGCTGCAAAGCAAGGAACACGACCTGCGCCGGGTCAACCTGCTGCTCAGCCAGCTCGACCAGGCCCGGGTATCCCTGCAGCAGGCCGCTCATTACGACGCCCTGACCGGCCTGGTCAACCGCCGAGGCTTCAACCAGGTGTTCGCCGAGCGCCTGGCCGAGCAGACCGCCAACGATGGCATGCTGGCGGTGATGTTCCTTGACATCGACCACTTCAAGCGCATCAACGACAGCCTCGGCCATGTCGCCGGTGACGAACTGCTCAAGGTCATCGCCGGGCATATCAAGGCCGCGACCCGTGGCAACGACCTGGTATCGCGCTTCGGTGGCGACGAATTCTGCATCGTCACCAGCCTGAACAGCCGCGACGAGGCGCGCCACCTGGCGCAGCGCATCATGCAGCGGATGAAGGAACCGGTCGACCTGGCCGGGCGGCGTATGGTGATGACCACCAGTATCGGTATCAGCATCTTCCCCGACGACGGCCACAGCACCGAGGAACTGCTGAAAAACGCCGACCTCGCCCTTTACCAGTCCAAGGGCTGCGGGCGCAACAGCCTGCATTTCTTCAGCAGCGGCCTGAAGACCCGCGCCACCCTGGAGCTGCAACTGGAAGAGGAACTGCGCCTGGCCCTGTTCGAGGAACGGGGGTTATGCGTGTACTACCAGCCGATCTTCGACCTGCACAGCCGGAAAGTGAGCAAGCTGGAAGCCCTGGTGCGCTGGCAGCACCCGCAACATGGCCTGCTCAGCCCCGACCGCTTCATCCCCATCGCCGAAGCCAACGGCCTGATCGCCGAACTCGACCTGTGGGTGCTGCGCCGTGCCTGCGAGGACCTGGCCCAGCTCAACCGACATGGCTATGGCCACCTCAAGGTCACGGTCAACTGCTCGGCGCTCACCCTGGGCCGCGAGGAACTGGCCAGCGAAGTGGAAATGGCGCTGTTCCAGGCGGGCCTGGCTGCGCGGCAGCTGGAGCTGGAAGTCACCGAGAACGCCCTGATGGGCGACATCCACCATACCATCGAGTTGCTCAAGCACATCCGCGCCCAGGGCGTGGCGCTGTCGATCGACGATTTCGGTACCGGTTATTCGTCACTGGCCTACCTGAAACGCTTGCCGCTGGACGTGCTGAAGATCGACCGCTCGTTCATCCAGGAAGTGCCCGGCAACCAGAAGGACCGGGAAATCGTCCAGGCGATCATCATCATGGCCCACACCCTGCACCTGAAGGTGGTCACCGAGGGCGTCGAGACGCCCGAGCAACAGGCGTTCCTCGCCGCCCACGGCTGCGACTGCCTGCAGGGTTACCTGCTCAGCCGCCCGTTGCCACCGAGCGAACTGCGGCCAGTGCTCGAACGGCTCGACCGCCAGCACGACACGCTCAGCCCTTGCTGCGATACAGCGATACCAGGGTCGCCGGATCTTTTTGCAGATGGCCCTGGCTACCGTGCAGGCGCATCAGTTGCGCGGCGAGGCCACTGA